From a single Rickettsia endosymbiont of Cantharis rufa genomic region:
- a CDS encoding DUF2673 domain-containing protein: MKNLLKILLILAFASPVFASSMQMPDPASVTTIQIQAMSSDDQQAWVASLTADQYNMLSPDVQKWVMENTTDAQKQALGINQ; this comes from the coding sequence ATGAAAAATTTATTGAAGATTTTATTAATTCTCGCTTTCGCAAGTCCAGTATTTGCTTCATCAATGCAAATGCCTGACCCAGCTTCAGTTACAACAATCCAAATACAAGCTATGAGTAGCGACGACCAGCAGGCTTGGGTTGCTAGCTTAACAGCGGATCAGTACAATATGTTAAGTCCTGATGTTCAAAAGTGGGTAATGGAGAATACTACTGATGCTCAAAAACAAGCTTTAGGAATTAATCAGTAA
- a CDS encoding lipoprotein-releasing ABC transporter permease subunit, with translation MINNSFIFKIAFRYFRAKKNEKFVSIISAFSLVGVMIGVAALIVVMSVMNGFHIELTKNIIGLNGDIVINRQGGSIDNYEEIKAKLLKQDYVKHVAFIAHGQALALGKSNNSGVLVKGIKLKDLSLRNEIFKNVNFGSFDNFRGKNVIALGEQLASNLGVTVGDKIRLISPNSVSTAFGNMPRSKEFKVIAIFNSGMYDYDLTTILMPLTAAQNFLSLGDDINLIEINSLDPDKALAYSYKIQSLLGPNLYVFNWQILNSQFLSALAVERTAMFTILSLIITVAAFNIISSLFMLVKDKTSDIAILRTMGASTKQIMLIFIYNGMFIGLLGTTLGVILGVTFSHNIQAIKNYLERITGTKIFEAAIYFLYSLPSKVRAEDIILITSLSIILCFLATIYPSYRASKLNPVDALRYE, from the coding sequence ATGATTAATAATAGTTTTATCTTCAAAATAGCTTTCAGATATTTTAGAGCTAAGAAAAATGAAAAGTTTGTTTCTATTATTTCTGCCTTTTCTTTAGTTGGCGTAATGATTGGCGTTGCAGCACTGATAGTCGTAATGTCCGTTATGAACGGTTTTCATATAGAGCTTACTAAAAATATTATCGGGTTAAATGGGGATATAGTAATAAATCGGCAAGGTGGTAGTATTGATAACTATGAAGAGATTAAAGCTAAACTCCTAAAACAAGATTATGTAAAACATGTAGCATTTATTGCTCACGGCCAAGCTTTGGCTCTTGGTAAAAGTAATAATAGCGGTGTACTTGTTAAAGGTATAAAATTAAAGGATCTAAGTTTAAGAAATGAAATTTTTAAAAATGTAAATTTTGGTAGTTTTGATAATTTTCGCGGCAAAAACGTAATAGCGCTCGGAGAACAATTAGCAAGCAATTTAGGAGTAACTGTCGGGGATAAGATTAGATTAATTTCACCGAATTCAGTTTCTACGGCCTTTGGCAATATGCCAAGGTCAAAAGAATTTAAAGTTATCGCAATTTTCAATAGCGGTATGTATGATTATGATTTGACAACAATATTAATGCCGCTTACCGCAGCGCAAAATTTCTTATCTCTTGGCGACGATATTAATTTAATCGAAATTAATAGTTTAGATCCCGATAAAGCTCTTGCATATTCATATAAAATACAATCATTATTAGGTCCAAACCTATACGTATTTAATTGGCAAATCTTAAATTCACAATTTTTAAGTGCCCTTGCTGTTGAGCGTACTGCTATGTTTACTATCCTATCTTTAATTATTACGGTCGCCGCATTTAATATTATTTCGAGCTTATTTATGCTCGTTAAAGATAAAACTTCAGATATTGCAATTCTTAGGACCATGGGAGCAAGTACTAAGCAAATAATGCTTATTTTTATCTATAACGGAATGTTTATAGGATTGCTTGGCACAACACTAGGTGTAATCCTTGGTGTTACTTTCTCTCATAATATCCAAGCTATCAAAAATTATTTGGAGCGTATAACCGGTACTAAAATTTTCGAGGCAGCTATTTATTTTCTTTATAGTTTACCTTCAAAAGTAAGAGCTGAGGATATTATTTTAATTACCTCTTTATCTATAATATTGTGTTTTCTTGCAACAATTTATCCTTCTTATAGAGCCTCAAAATTAAACCCCGTGGATGCCCTAAGATATGAATAA
- a CDS encoding heme lyase CcmF/NrfE family subunit, producing MDSCFRRNDIYLITLPFYKAALCAILAFVTLVHAFIVSDFSLQNVFLNSSTLKPLIYKIAGSWSSHEGSMLLWFCLLQIISCCYIFLAKDKQLKLLSIIILSAIQLLFSSFIYFTSNPFNVFSFIPKEGLGLNPMLQDIALSIHPPLLYLGYVSYAVPFTIVCASMSFSSLSMSFLKKQKSINDIRLLKIFSNIGILFTTIGISLGSWWAYRELGWGGFWFFDPVENISLFPWLSGIMLHHSIVVTTKTNRIDPWTIILSIVTFLLVIFSTALVRSGLITSVHSFAFSSERGMYLLGIFLIMGIGGLCVILRLDRGISRSLPSQTVLQDTVVKPRHDILGILLGNIFFLLSLIVLICATLYPPIYSLFDDKPIIISETFFINNFIIFVIPTLCTIGLFTTRNSIKKHIIILILSLIITYLISSKVTFSIISILTIIASIFLMLHNVHYLLIKTNYFRNKLKASNASMILGHFGFAMISFSITMNALLQSEMDFTGEVGTSKTFNEFKVTLQNIKFAQGKNYYRQIAEFWLEDNSHNITILKPENRLYIVEKSLSQESDIYSYLSYDLYAVLSNIDGDIIHAKIYYKPMMSFIWLGIILTASGFFIALIRKNSKFCEEKLNYLYPKRAKIN from the coding sequence CTGGATTCCTGCTTCCGCAGGAATGACATTTACCTCATCACTCTTCCTTTCTACAAAGCCGCCTTATGTGCTATACTTGCTTTTGTTACCCTAGTCCATGCTTTCATTGTTTCCGATTTTTCACTACAAAATGTTTTCCTAAATTCTAGTACTTTAAAACCGTTAATATATAAAATAGCCGGTAGCTGGTCGAGTCACGAAGGCTCGATGTTATTATGGTTTTGTTTATTACAAATTATCAGCTGCTGTTATATATTTTTAGCTAAAGATAAACAGCTTAAACTTTTATCTATCATCATATTATCAGCTATACAATTACTTTTTAGCAGTTTTATTTATTTTACTTCTAATCCCTTTAACGTTTTTTCCTTTATCCCTAAAGAGGGGCTCGGGCTAAACCCAATGCTACAAGACATTGCTTTGAGCATCCACCCCCCTTTACTTTATCTCGGCTATGTTAGCTACGCCGTACCTTTTACTATTGTTTGTGCCTCTATGTCATTCTCGTCTCTTTCTATGTCATTCCTGAAAAAGCAGAAATCCATTAATGACATAAGGCTTCTCAAAATATTTTCAAATATCGGCATTTTATTTACTACTATCGGAATTAGTCTTGGTTCTTGGTGGGCATATAGAGAACTCGGTTGGGGTGGATTTTGGTTTTTCGATCCAGTAGAAAATATTTCGCTATTTCCTTGGTTATCCGGAATTATGCTACATCATTCTATAGTAGTTACTACCAAAACAAATCGTATAGACCCCTGGACTATAATTTTATCAATAGTTACTTTCTTGCTGGTAATATTTAGTACTGCTTTAGTCCGATCCGGCCTTATTACCTCTGTTCACTCTTTTGCATTCTCATCTGAGAGAGGAATGTACTTACTTGGGATATTTTTGATTATGGGGATTGGTGGACTCTGTGTCATCCTGCGGCTTGATCGCGGGATCTCAAGAAGTTTACCATCACAGACTGTTTTACAAGATACCGTGGTCAAGCCACGGCATGACATACTCGGAATACTCCTCGGCAACATATTCTTCCTACTTAGTCTTATCGTCCTAATATGCGCTACCCTTTACCCACCAATTTACTCTTTATTTGATGATAAACCTATTATTATTAGTGAGACGTTTTTCATCAACAATTTTATTATATTCGTTATTCCTACTCTTTGTACCATAGGATTATTTACTACCAGAAACTCTATTAAAAAACATATTATTATTCTAATATTATCTCTAATAATTACTTATTTAATATCATCAAAAGTAACATTTAGTATCATATCGATTTTAACTATAATCGCATCTATATTTCTGATGCTTCATAATGTGCATTATCTTTTGATTAAAACCAATTATTTTAGAAATAAGCTTAAAGCAAGTAACGCTAGTATGATACTTGGGCATTTTGGTTTCGCCATGATTAGCTTTAGTATCACTATGAATGCATTATTACAAAGTGAAATGGATTTTACCGGAGAGGTGGGAACAAGTAAAACATTTAACGAATTTAAAGTAACATTGCAAAATATTAAGTTTGCTCAAGGTAAAAATTATTATAGACAAATCGCTGAATTTTGGCTTGAAGATAATAGCCATAATATAACTATATTAAAGCCGGAAAATAGACTTTATATAGTTGAAAAAAGTTTATCGCAAGAAAGCGATATATACTCTTACTTATCATATGATCTTTACGCTGTTTTAAGTAATATAGACGGCGATATAATTCATGCTAAAATATATTACAAACCAATGATGAGCTTTATCTGGCTTGGAATTATTCTTACCGCCTCCGGCTTTTTTATTGCGCTAATCAGAAAAAATTCTAAGTTCTGTGAAGAAAAATTAAATTATTTGTATCCAAAAAGAGCAAAAATAAATTAA
- a CDS encoding ABC transporter ATP-binding protein, with product MNNTALILKNISKHYSQGKTVVRVLDDLNLTVNEGELIAIIGSSGSGKSTLLHIAGLLDKPTNGQIIIPNSEYKKNHLIRLHYLGFIYQQHHLLKDFTALENVIMPRLISGLDQKEAIEDATKILESLGLGRKLYNMPGELSGGERQRVAVARSLINKPKIILADEPTGNLDPKTTSEVFNLFLKVARQQNTAVIMVTHNYELAHKLDKLYKLKHGLLNIA from the coding sequence ATGAATAATACAGCCCTCATTCTAAAAAATATCTCAAAACATTACAGCCAAGGCAAAACTGTTGTTAGGGTACTCGATGATCTTAATTTAACTGTCAATGAAGGTGAATTAATCGCTATAATAGGTTCTTCAGGTAGCGGCAAATCGACTTTACTACATATTGCTGGCTTACTTGATAAACCTACAAACGGTCAAATCATTATACCAAATAGCGAGTATAAGAAAAATCATCTAATTCGTCTTCATTATTTAGGTTTTATCTATCAGCAACATCACTTACTTAAAGATTTTACCGCCCTTGAAAATGTTATTATGCCAAGGCTTATTAGCGGTCTTGATCAAAAAGAAGCAATAGAGGATGCAACAAAGATATTAGAAAGTTTAGGACTTGGAAGAAAGCTCTATAATATGCCCGGAGAATTATCAGGAGGCGAGCGGCAACGAGTCGCAGTAGCTCGGAGCTTAATTAATAAGCCGAAAATTATTTTAGCAGATGAACCAACCGGTAATTTAGACCCCAAAACCACAAGTGAAGTATTTAATTTATTTTTAAAAGTAGCAAGGCAGCAAAATACCGCCGTTATTATGGTAACACATAACTATGAGTTAGCACATAAACTGGATAAATTATATAAGCTAAAGCACGGATTATTAAATATAGCTTGA
- a CDS encoding IS1-like element transposase, with protein MSINGSGVRDTVRVLKVGINTVIRVLKKSSVKKDKSFYQYDRSNYCS; from the coding sequence ATGTCAATCAATGGCTCTGGAGTTAGGGATACAGTAAGAGTATTAAAAGTGGGTATCAATACGGTTATCCGTGTTTTAAAAAAATCTAGCGTTAAAAAAGATAAATCATTCTATCAATACGATAGAAGTAATTATTGCTCCTGA
- a CDS encoding ABC transporter ATP-binding protein: MDIKLLYRLAKYLRFYKKDLIIVMISLLSVSASLLLIGSVFRNLVDKGLAEDHILSVDKSILYISLLIIILSIASFFRSYFINNVAEKTVNQIRKEAYSNLINYEIKEFEELRIGDIISRLTNDIDQISTLIVNFLSFFIRNSAMLIGGITLMFFESFKLASIVIITIPILLIPLIKFGKHVKALSKKALESKSLLASDIDETFNNIRAIYAFNNQANKITDFDIKLQSYLTYCKTRLKIRALFFAISISVIFLAITLVVWIGVLDIVKGNLSAGQIISFIYYAIIAGVSCGGIFELLSEIHLPVTALERIITIIDKSPIAHNDYLELNNSDSISIEFKNVDFSYHSRPNLRIINNMSFKINADKFIGIVGRSGAGKSTIIQLLLHFYRQESGAILINNQDIAYLNPIEIRKLIAYIPQEASIFSGTIRSNIIFGNDGASNNEIEEVIEITGIAKFADKIHDGINAKIGEKGARLSGGQKQRIAIARALLRKPKILLLDEAMSALDTMSEQKLLTAIRKMMKGKIIISIAHRISSIESADNILVIDKGLVAASGTHNNLLQNSEIYCNICREQLTV; this comes from the coding sequence ATGGATATCAAACTTTTATATAGACTGGCTAAATATCTAAGGTTCTATAAAAAAGACTTGATCATCGTTATGATCTCTTTACTTAGCGTATCAGCTTCATTATTACTAATCGGTAGTGTTTTTAGAAATTTAGTTGATAAAGGTTTAGCTGAAGATCATATTTTATCGGTTGATAAATCTATATTGTATATTTCCTTATTAATTATTATCTTAAGTATTGCCAGTTTTTTTCGTTCATATTTTATCAATAATGTTGCCGAAAAAACTGTTAATCAAATAAGAAAAGAGGCCTATAGTAATTTAATTAATTATGAAATTAAAGAATTTGAAGAATTAAGAATCGGCGATATAATTTCACGTTTAACAAATGATATAGATCAAATATCTACGCTCATTGTTAATTTCTTATCTTTCTTTATTCGAAATTCGGCGATGCTAATCGGCGGTATTACGTTAATGTTTTTTGAAAGCTTCAAACTTGCTTCTATAGTAATTATTACCATTCCTATCTTATTAATTCCTTTAATTAAATTCGGCAAGCATGTTAAAGCTTTGTCTAAAAAAGCTCTAGAATCTAAGTCACTTTTAGCATCAGATATTGATGAAACTTTTAATAATATTAGAGCTATTTATGCTTTTAACAATCAAGCAAATAAAATTACCGATTTTGACATTAAACTACAAAGTTATTTAACATACTGCAAAACCCGTTTAAAAATTCGTGCTTTATTTTTCGCGATTTCAATATCCGTTATATTTCTTGCAATTACTTTAGTCGTTTGGATTGGAGTCTTGGATATAGTTAAAGGTAATCTATCAGCAGGACAAATTATATCATTTATTTATTATGCAATTATTGCCGGAGTTAGCTGCGGCGGTATTTTTGAACTACTAAGCGAGATACATTTACCTGTTACAGCCCTTGAGCGAATAATTACAATTATAGATAAGTCGCCTATAGCACATAATGATTATTTAGAATTAAATAATTCCGACTCAATCTCGATAGAATTTAAAAATGTAGATTTTTCCTATCATTCAAGACCTAATTTAAGAATTATCAACAACATGTCTTTCAAGATAAATGCCGATAAATTTATTGGGATTGTAGGTAGATCAGGCGCAGGAAAAAGTACCATAATTCAGCTATTATTACATTTTTACCGACAAGAAAGCGGCGCTATTCTTATTAACAATCAAGATATAGCTTATTTAAATCCTATCGAAATCCGTAAATTAATCGCTTATATACCCCAAGAAGCTAGTATTTTTTCTGGTACTATAAGATCAAATATTATATTCGGTAACGATGGAGCAAGCAATAATGAAATAGAAGAAGTAATAGAAATTACAGGAATCGCAAAATTTGCAGATAAAATCCATGACGGTATCAATGCTAAAATAGGTGAAAAAGGCGCTAGATTATCAGGAGGACAAAAACAGAGGATAGCTATTGCTAGAGCATTACTTCGCAAGCCGAAAATTTTACTTCTTGACGAAGCAATGAGTGCATTAGATACGATGAGCGAGCAAAAATTATTAACAGCTATAAGAAAAATGATGAAAGGAAAAATTATTATATCAATCGCTCACCGAATTAGTAGTATAGAATCAGCTGATAATATTTTAGTAATAGACAAAGGACTAGTAGCTGCTAGCGGAACACATAATAATTTATTACAAAATTCAGAAATTTATTGCAATATTTGTAGAGAGCAGCTAACAGTATAA
- a CDS encoding HlyC/CorC family transporter, with protein MTTILVIVIIIMIALSALFAATETAITASSPGKIHKLKIAGNKRAKTVLEVLKKKEKVIGTLLIGNSLINTICTTIATTLFISFLGDNGLIVASGVMAFIIIVFAEVVPKAIAVAKPEQLALKMASTIVIFLKLFKPINIALDYITKIFCFIFRINLNPQISGTEEVRGVIEHYHQEGGVYKSDRNMLGGILDIRNMTVSEIMTHRSSIIALNIDLPHEVIIKTLLSGSHTRIPLWQDNRDNIIGILNLKDLLKALYENNNDAKKIDINKLLTPPWFIPENALVVDQLHAFRERNNHFACVVDEYGTLLGIITLEDVIEEIVGPITDEHDRLNNEIIKKSNTEFIIKGTTTIRDINRELDWNLSDEDANTIAGLIIHKIARIPNQGEVTEIFNLKVIILKKIANKIDSVKITVLPTTQEAQNSE; from the coding sequence ATGACTACCATACTTGTGATCGTTATTATAATAATGATCGCCTTATCTGCTTTATTTGCTGCTACCGAAACCGCTATTACAGCTTCTTCACCAGGGAAGATTCATAAGCTTAAAATAGCCGGTAATAAGCGTGCTAAAACAGTTTTAGAGGTTCTTAAGAAAAAAGAAAAAGTCATAGGAACTCTACTAATAGGCAATAGTTTAATCAATACGATTTGCACTACTATTGCTACTACTCTCTTTATTAGCTTTCTCGGAGATAATGGACTCATTGTTGCTTCTGGCGTTATGGCTTTTATAATTATTGTTTTTGCTGAAGTAGTACCTAAAGCAATAGCCGTTGCTAAGCCTGAACAATTAGCATTAAAAATGGCTTCAACTATCGTAATCTTTTTAAAGCTTTTCAAACCTATTAATATTGCTCTTGATTACATTACAAAAATATTTTGCTTCATATTTCGTATTAATTTAAATCCTCAAATATCAGGAACGGAGGAAGTAAGAGGTGTTATTGAGCATTACCATCAAGAAGGCGGAGTTTATAAATCCGATCGTAATATGCTTGGCGGGATCTTAGATATACGTAATATGACGGTATCGGAAATTATGACTCATAGAAGTAGTATTATAGCTCTTAATATCGACCTACCTCATGAAGTAATAATTAAAACTTTATTATCAGGCTCTCATACACGTATACCTTTATGGCAAGATAATAGAGACAATATAATAGGTATTCTTAATTTAAAAGATCTGCTTAAAGCATTATACGAAAACAATAATGATGCAAAAAAAATTGATATTAATAAACTTTTAACTCCGCCTTGGTTTATCCCTGAGAATGCACTCGTAGTAGACCAGTTACATGCCTTTAGAGAGCGTAATAATCATTTTGCTTGTGTTGTAGATGAGTATGGTACTCTGCTAGGTATTATTACTCTTGAAGATGTTATAGAAGAAATCGTAGGACCTATTACCGACGAGCATGATAGGCTTAATAATGAAATTATCAAAAAGTCTAATACCGAGTTCATTATAAAAGGAACTACGACTATTAGGGATATTAATCGAGAGCTTGATTGGAATTTATCAGATGAGGATGCAAACACTATCGCAGGATTAATAATCCATAAAATTGCTAGAATCCCAAATCAGGGAGAAGTAACAGAAATATTTAACTTAAAGGTAATTATTTTAAAGAAAATTGCCAATAAGATTGATAGTGTAAAAATTACTGTACTACCTACTACCCAGGAAGCACAAAACAGTGAGTAA
- a CDS encoding IS1 family transposase produces the protein MVSKKYTQRIERGNLNLRTRCKRLTRKTICFSKSLDIHDKVIGTLIERIAF, from the coding sequence ATTGTTAGTAAAAAATATACTCAACGGATAGAACGGGGTAACTTAAATCTTAGAACAAGATGCAAAAGACTGACACGTAAAACAATTTGTTTTTCCAAGTCATTGGATATTCATGATAAAGTCATCGGAACTCTTATTGAACGTATAGCCTTTTAA
- a CDS encoding IS1 family transposase, whose protein sequence is MEDFKVTFYFTDGWGSYARLLDPKKHIVSKKYTQRIERGNLNLRTRCKRLTRKTICFSKSLDIHDKVIGTLIERIAF, encoded by the coding sequence CTGGAGGATTTTAAGGTTACTTTTTACTTTACAGATGGATGGGGAAGTTATGCTAGGTTATTAGATCCCAAAAAACACATTGTTAGTAAAAAATATACTCAACGGATAGAACGGGGTAACTTAAATCTTAGAACAAGATGCAAAAGACTGACACGTAAAACAATTTGTTTTTCCAAGTCATTGGATATTCATGATAAAGTCATCGGAACTCTTATTGAACGTATAGCCTTTTAA
- a CDS encoding AbrB/MazE/SpoVT family DNA-binding domain-containing protein, protein MKISTKRQITIPIDIRSKLGMLPNTEISFILYKDGVFIKKEKNSNQRGIKLIQQLSGKSTSSMSTDEIMKLTRS, encoded by the coding sequence ATGAAAATATCTACTAAAAGACAAATTACCATACCTATTGATATCAGAAGTAAATTAGGAATGCTGCCTAACACTGAAATTTCTTTCATTTTATATAAAGATGGAGTTTTTATTAAAAAAGAAAAAAATTCCAATCAAAGAGGTATAAAATTAATACAACAATTATCAGGTAAAAGTACATCAAGCATGTCTACCGATGAAATAATGAAATTAACTAGATCATGA
- a CDS encoding IS1 family transposase: MVSKKYTQRIERGNLNLRTRCKRLTRKTICFSKSLDIHDKVIGTLIERIAFNIHICKMEVRPGAIILLRIVLLQLLS, from the coding sequence ATTGTTAGTAAAAAATATACTCAACGGATAGAACGGGGTAACTTAAATCTTAGAACAAGATGCAAAAGACTGACACGTAAAACAATTTGTTTTTCCAAGTCATTGGATATTCATGATAAAGTCATCGGAACTCTTATTGAACGTATAGCATTTAATATCCACATCTGTAAAATGGAGGTGCGACCTGGCGCAATAATCTTGCTCAGGATAGTGCTCTTACAGCTGCTATCTTAG
- a CDS encoding multidrug effflux MFS transporter, whose amino-acid sequence MKLLITVIIMEILAGAEIDLFVPSFPEIQDTFKLSTFMTELLLGVNLTAYCITSLIVGNLGDRYGRRPIIILGLLIFNLGSLFCVFANNYEAILLGRFLQGCGISSVAVLVYVVLADIYSVQEQQKLMGILNGTITLSMAFAPVLGSYVNLFWGWRGNFVLLFALGLISLILGIFHIPKREVNKKIRISLKEYIPIFKSRKAIYYILTMMFLAQGYWIFIGIAPILYMQDLGVTLEYFGLYQGSMAALFSIMSFSSGHCFKKFGIKNCFYFGVIFIILFLVGNSILIIFNINNPLIITIVTLLLSLGVIYPINILWPLLLEAIPDGKARMTAIFTSARLILTAFGLQLVGFLYNGTFAPLSITICIVTIFGLVTLPKLFKYDNVFEISERV is encoded by the coding sequence ATGAAATTACTTATTACCGTAATCATCATGGAAATACTTGCTGGAGCGGAAATAGATTTATTCGTTCCAAGTTTCCCTGAAATACAGGATACATTCAAGCTTTCGACTTTTATGACAGAATTATTACTCGGTGTAAACCTAACTGCTTATTGTATTACTTCGCTTATAGTCGGTAATTTAGGAGATAGGTACGGACGCAGACCGATTATTATACTTGGTTTATTGATTTTTAATCTTGGTAGTTTATTTTGTGTATTTGCAAATAATTATGAAGCTATATTACTTGGAAGATTTTTGCAAGGATGCGGGATATCATCGGTTGCGGTGCTAGTATATGTCGTACTTGCTGATATTTATTCGGTACAAGAGCAGCAAAAATTAATGGGCATTTTAAACGGCACTATTACGCTTTCTATGGCTTTTGCACCGGTTTTAGGCAGTTACGTCAATTTATTTTGGGGATGGAGAGGTAATTTTGTTTTATTATTCGCACTTGGTTTAATTAGCTTAATTCTAGGTATATTTCATATTCCAAAAAGAGAAGTTAACAAAAAAATACGTATTTCTTTAAAAGAATATATCCCTATTTTTAAATCTAGAAAAGCTATATATTATATACTTACAATGATGTTTCTTGCTCAAGGATATTGGATATTTATCGGGATTGCACCTATTTTATATATGCAAGATTTAGGTGTAACTTTAGAATATTTTGGACTTTACCAAGGATCAATGGCAGCTTTATTTTCCATTATGAGCTTTTCAAGCGGTCATTGTTTTAAAAAATTCGGTATTAAAAATTGCTTCTATTTTGGCGTTATATTTATAATACTATTCTTGGTAGGAAATAGCATATTGATTATATTTAATATTAATAATCCTTTAATCATAACGATAGTTACGCTATTATTATCACTTGGTGTAATATATCCGATTAACATATTATGGCCTCTACTTTTAGAAGCTATCCCCGATGGTAAAGCTCGTATGACTGCTATTTTTACTTCGGCTAGATTGATTCTAACGGCATTTGGATTACAATTAGTAGGCTTTTTATATAACGGTACTTTTGCCCCTCTTAGCATTACTATATGTATTGTTACGATATTTGGGTTAGTAACGCTACCTAAGTTATTTAAATATGATAATGTTTTTGAGATTTCTGAGAGAGTGTAA
- the queC gene encoding 7-cyano-7-deazaguanine synthase QueC, whose product MKKAVILISGGADSATVLAIVQKMGYEIYAMSFSYGQRNNAELRRVKDLVIEYNIKQHKIIDIDLRAFGGSALTDDNIDVPHYHNTNELPEDVPVTYVPARNTIFLSYALGYAEVIGAKDIFIGVHTSDSANYPDCHPEYIKSFETMANLATNIRVHGEKIIIHTPLIDMTKEQIIKIGLELGVNYKNTISCYDPTEDDLSCGNCLACMIRLDAFKKNNVHDPIKYV is encoded by the coding sequence ATGAAAAAAGCAGTTATTTTAATTAGCGGTGGAGCTGATTCTGCCACGGTTCTTGCAATAGTCCAAAAAATGGGTTATGAAATTTATGCTATGAGTTTTAGTTATGGGCAGCGTAACAATGCAGAACTTCGGAGAGTTAAGGATTTAGTTATAGAATATAACATTAAGCAGCATAAGATTATTGATATAGATTTACGGGCTTTTGGTGGTTCTGCTTTAACTGATGATAATATAGATGTTCCGCATTACCATAATACAAACGAACTACCTGAAGATGTACCGGTTACATACGTACCTGCTCGTAATACGATATTTTTAAGTTATGCACTAGGGTATGCGGAAGTAATAGGGGCAAAAGACATTTTTATAGGCGTACATACTAGTGATTCGGCAAATTATCCTGATTGTCACCCTGAATATATTAAATCTTTTGAAACAATGGCAAATTTAGCAACTAATATAAGGGTGCATGGAGAAAAAATTATCATTCATACGCCTTTAATTGATATGACTAAAGAGCAAATAATTAAAATAGGGCTTGAGCTTGGAGTTAACTACAAAAATACAATTTCATGTTACGATCCTACGGAAGATGATTTATCTTGCGGTAATTGCCTTGCTTGCATGATAAGGCTTGATGCTTTTAAAAAGAATAATGTACATGATCCGATTAAGTATGTATGA
- a CDS encoding IS1 family transposase, with amino-acid sequence MSINGSGVRDTVRVLKVGINTVIRVLKKNLALKKINHSINTIEVIIAPEIDEQWPYVQNKSKQRWLWYSLDKILLKVVAYTFGTRCDSTSESLLKKTGGF; translated from the coding sequence ATGTCAATCAATGGCTCTGGAGTTAGGGATACAGTAAGAGTATTAAAAGTGGGTATCAATACGGTTATCCGTGTTTTAAAAAAAAATCTAGCGTTAAAAAAGATAAATCATTCTATCAATACGATAGAAGTAATTATTGCTCCTGAAATAGATGAACAATGGCCTTATGTACAGAATAAATCCAAACAAAGATGGCTTTGGTATTCTTTGGATAAGATTTTGTTAAAAGTAGTTGCTTATACTTTTGGTACAAGATGTGATAGCACATCAGAATCATTACTGAAAAAAACTGGAGGATTTTAA